The following are encoded together in the Chlorocebus sabaeus isolate Y175 chromosome 20, mChlSab1.0.hap1, whole genome shotgun sequence genome:
- the SLC16A1 gene encoding monocarboxylate transporter 1, which yields MPPAVGGPVGYTPPDGGWGWAVVIGAFISIGFSYAFPKSITVFFKEIESIFHATTSEVSWISSIMLAVMYGGGPISSILVNKYGSRIVMIIGGCLSGCGLIAASFCNTVQELYFCIGFVGGLGLAFNLNPALTMIGKYFYKRRPLANGLAMAGSPVFLCTLAPLNQVFFGIFGWRGSFLILGGLLLNCCVAGALMRPIGPKPTKAGKDKSKASLQKAGKSGVKKGLHDANTDLIGRHPKREKRSVFQTINQFLDLTLFTHRGFLLYLSGNVIMFFGLFAPLVFLSSYGKSQHYSSEKSAFLLSILAFVDMVARPSMGLVANTKPIRPRIQYFFAASIVANGVCHMLAPLSTTYVGFCVYAGFFGFAFGWLSSVLFETLMDLVGPQRFSSAVGLVTIVECCPVLLGPPLLGRLSDMYGDYKYTYWACGVVLIISGIYLFIGMGINYRLLAKEQKANEQKKESKEEETNIDVAGKPKEVTKAAESPDQKDTEEGPKEEDSPV from the exons ATGCCACCAGCAGTTGGAGGTCCAGTTGGATACACCCCCCCAgatggaggctggggctgggcagtGGTAATTGGAGCTTTCATTTCCATCGGCTTCTCTTATGCATTTCCCAAATCTATTACTGTCTTCTTCAAAGAGATTGAAAGTATATTCCATGCCACCACCAGCGAAGTGTCATGGATATCCTCCATAATGTTGGCTGTCATGTATGGTGGAG GTCCTATCAGCAGTATCCTGGTGAATAAATATGGAAGTCGTATAGTCATGATTATTGGTGGCTGCTTGTCAGGCTGTGGCTTGATTGCAGCTTCTTTCTGTAACACTGTACAGGAACTGTACTTCTGTATTGGATTCGTTGGAG GTCTTGGGCTTGCCTTCAACTTGAATCCAGCTCTAACCATGATTGGCAAGTATTTCTACAAAAGGCGACCATTGGCCAACGGACTGGCCATGGCAGGCAGCCCTGTGTTCCTCTGTACTCTGGCCCCCCTCAATCAGGTTTTCTTTGGTATCTTTGGATGGAGAGGAAGCTTTCTAATTCTTGGAGGCTTGCTACTAAACTGCTGTGTCGCTGGAGCCCTCATGCGACCAATCGGGCCCAAACCAACCAAGGCAGGGAAAGATAAGTCTAAAGCATCCCTTCAGAAAGCTGGAAAATCTGGTGTAAAAAAAGGTCTGCATGATGCAAATACGGATCTTATTGGAAGACACCCTAAACGGGAGAAACGATCAGTCTTCCAAACAATTAATCAGTTCCTGGACTTAACCCTATTCACCCACAGAGGCTTTTTACTATACCTCTCTGGAAATGTGATCATGTTTTTTGGACTCTTTGCACCTTTAGTGTTTCTTAGTAGTTATGGGAAGAGTCAGCATTATTCTAGTGAGAAgtctgccttccttctttccattctggcttttgttgacaTGGTAGCCAGACCATCTATGGGACTTGTAGCCAACACAAAGCCAATAAGACCTCGAATTCAGTATTTCTTTGCGGCTTCTATTGTTGCAAATGGAGTGTGTCATATGCTAGCACCTTTATCCACTACCTATGTTGGATTCTGTGTCTATGCGGGATTCTTTGGATTTGCCTTTGGGTGGCTCAGCTCCGTATTGTTTGAAACACTGATGGACCTTGTTGGACCCCAGAGGTTCTCCAGCGCTGTGGGATTGGTGACCATTGTGGAATGCTGTCCTGTCCTCCTGGGGCCACCACTTTTAG GTCGGCTCAGTGACATGTATGGAGACTACAAATACACATACTGGGCATGTGGCGTCGTCCTAATTATTTCCGGTATCTATCTCTTCATTGGCATGGGCATCAATTACCGACTTTtggcaaaagaacagaaagcaaatgagcagaaaaaggaaagtaaagagGAAGAGACCAATATAGATGTTGCTGGAAAGCCAAAGGAAGTTACCAAAGCAGCAGAATCTCCGGACCAGAAAGACACAGAAGAAGGGCCCAAGGAGGAGGACAGTCCAGTCTGA